In Actinomycetota bacterium, a single genomic region encodes these proteins:
- a CDS encoding molybdopterin synthase sulfur carrier subunit: protein MSVTVRIPTILRTYTGGAAEVSVDPAGQDAGETLQGVLDALEAQAPGIRARVLDDTGRLRRFVNVYVDDDDVRFAEGLATATPTGTSVSVIPAVAGG from the coding sequence ATGAGCGTCACCGTCCGAATCCCGACGATCCTGCGCACGTACACCGGCGGCGCTGCCGAGGTCTCGGTGGACCCGGCCGGTCAGGATGCGGGCGAGACGCTGCAAGGGGTGCTCGACGCGCTGGAGGCGCAGGCACCCGGCATCCGGGCCCGGGTGCTCGACGACACCGGCCGACTTCGGCGTTTCGTCAACGTGTACGTCGATGACGACGACGTCCGCTTCGCCGAGGGCCTGGCGACCGCGACGCCGACCGGGACGTCGGTCTCGGTCATTCCCGCCGTCGCCGGCGGCTGA
- a CDS encoding threonine synthase, with protein MTSVVDPDLRLAPDFGPASHLTCRECSATFELGAAYACAECFGPLEVSYRFTDVSRARIEAGPPSLWRYSCLLPVASYAADEPNLHPGLTRLVRADSLARALGMTGTLWVKDESANPTHSFKDRVVAVAQSAARRLGLTTLSCASTGNLAHAVAAAAARGGQRSVVVIPADLEAGKVVATASYGGQLLAVEGTYDDVNRLCSELIGDPLTDDWGFVNVNLRPYYAEGSKTLGYEIAEQLGWRLPSQVVIPVASGALLTKVDKGWRELVELGLVADSPYRVFGAQASGCSPVAQAFDAGADVVRPVRPDTIAKSLAIGNPADGPYALDAVRRTGGAVAAVSDEEIVEGIRLLAETEGIFAETAGGVTVATLRRLIADGRLDPAAETVVCNTGDGLKTLEAVSPAVGPTATIRPQVAEVVAALGRAQSGGTA; from the coding sequence GTGACCAGCGTCGTTGACCCCGACCTGCGGTTGGCCCCCGATTTCGGGCCCGCATCCCACCTGACCTGTCGCGAGTGTTCGGCCACCTTCGAGCTGGGCGCGGCGTACGCCTGTGCCGAGTGCTTCGGCCCGCTGGAGGTGTCCTACCGGTTCACCGACGTGAGCCGGGCCCGGATCGAGGCCGGGCCGCCCTCACTGTGGCGCTACTCCTGTCTGCTGCCGGTCGCGTCGTACGCCGCGGACGAGCCCAACCTGCATCCGGGGCTGACCCGCCTCGTGCGGGCCGACTCGCTGGCCCGGGCGCTCGGCATGACCGGCACGCTGTGGGTGAAGGACGAGAGTGCCAACCCGACCCACTCCTTCAAGGACCGCGTCGTGGCCGTGGCGCAGTCCGCGGCCCGCCGGCTCGGGTTGACGACCCTGTCGTGCGCCTCGACGGGCAACCTGGCCCATGCCGTCGCCGCGGCGGCCGCGCGGGGCGGGCAGCGGTCCGTCGTGGTCATCCCCGCGGATCTGGAGGCCGGCAAGGTCGTCGCGACCGCGTCGTACGGCGGTCAGCTGCTGGCCGTCGAGGGCACGTACGACGACGTCAACCGGCTGTGCAGCGAACTGATCGGCGACCCGCTGACCGACGACTGGGGCTTCGTCAACGTCAACCTGCGGCCGTACTACGCCGAGGGCTCCAAGACGCTGGGCTACGAGATCGCCGAACAGCTCGGCTGGCGGCTGCCGTCGCAGGTGGTCATCCCCGTCGCGTCCGGTGCGCTGCTGACCAAGGTGGACAAGGGCTGGCGCGAACTGGTCGAACTCGGCCTGGTCGCCGACTCGCCGTACCGGGTGTTCGGGGCCCAGGCCAGCGGCTGTTCTCCGGTGGCGCAGGCATTCGACGCCGGCGCGGACGTGGTACGCCCGGTGCGGCCGGACACCATCGCCAAGTCGCTGGCCATCGGCAACCCGGCCGACGGGCCTTACGCGCTGGACGCGGTGCGCCGTACGGGGGGCGCCGTGGCGGCGGTGAGCGACGAGGAGATCGTCGAGGGCATCCGGCTGCTGGCCGAGACCGAAGGGATCTTCGCGGAGACCGCCGGTGGGGTCACCGTCGCGACGCTGCGCCGGCTGATCGCCGACGGCCGGCTCGACCCGGCCGCCGAGACCGTGGTCTGCAACACCGGCGACGGCCTCAAGACGCTGGAGGCCGTCAGCCCCGCCGTCGGGCCGACAGCTACGATCCGGCCGCAGGTGGCCGAGGTCGTCGCCGCACTGGGTAGGGCACAGTCCGGAGGAACTGCATGA
- a CDS encoding glucosyl-3-phosphoglycerate synthase, which translates to MREDAAAWFARRTSRAQDWPAELVRRSKGSTRVSVVLPALNEQETVGVIVAAIRDHLMAAPSGAGRSTGPDSVPLVDDLVVLDSGSSDATAAVAAAAGARVVHRDDVLARIPAVRGKGEAMWRAVAATDGDIVVFVDADLRSFTPAYITGLLGPLLTDPSVALVKAMYERPLVSPGGTVTAGGGRVTELVARPLLNLHWPHLSGVAQPLAGEYAARRSLLEVLPFPCGYGVEFALLVDAAEVLGLDALAQVDLGVRMHRHHDEPRLGRMAAEIWRTALARLDPDGRLGRPGDGLAQFERGPGGLIVVDHEVSALERPPLLEIAEYAGDHDSARS; encoded by the coding sequence GTGCGCGAGGACGCCGCCGCCTGGTTCGCCCGTCGTACGTCGCGGGCGCAGGACTGGCCTGCGGAGCTGGTCCGCCGCAGCAAGGGTTCGACCCGCGTCAGCGTGGTGCTCCCGGCGCTCAACGAGCAGGAGACCGTCGGCGTGATCGTCGCGGCCATCCGCGACCACCTCATGGCGGCGCCCAGCGGCGCTGGACGGTCCACCGGACCGGATTCCGTCCCGCTGGTCGACGACCTCGTCGTGCTGGACTCCGGCAGCTCGGACGCGACCGCCGCGGTCGCCGCGGCGGCTGGCGCCCGCGTCGTCCACCGCGACGACGTGCTGGCCCGCATCCCCGCGGTCCGGGGGAAGGGTGAGGCGATGTGGCGGGCCGTCGCGGCCACCGACGGCGACATCGTCGTGTTCGTCGACGCCGACCTGCGGTCGTTCACCCCGGCGTATATCACCGGGCTGCTCGGCCCGCTGCTCACCGATCCGTCCGTGGCGCTGGTCAAGGCGATGTACGAGCGCCCACTGGTCAGCCCCGGCGGCACGGTCACCGCGGGCGGCGGCCGGGTCACCGAATTGGTCGCGCGGCCCCTGCTCAACCTGCACTGGCCACACCTGTCCGGGGTCGCCCAACCGTTGGCCGGCGAGTACGCCGCCCGACGGTCGCTGCTGGAGGTCCTGCCCTTCCCCTGCGGCTACGGCGTGGAGTTCGCCCTGCTGGTCGACGCCGCCGAAGTCCTCGGCCTCGACGCGCTGGCCCAGGTCGACCTCGGGGTACGGATGCACCGCCATCACGACGAGCCGCGGTTGGGGCGGATGGCCGCGGAGATCTGGCGGACGGCGCTGGCCCGGCTCGACCCCGACGGCCGGCTCGGCCGCCCCGGCGACGGGCTCGCCCAGTTCGAGCGGGGTCCCGGCGGTCTGATCGTCGTCGACCACGAGGTGAGCGCGCTGGAACGACCGCCGCTGCTGGAGATCGCCGAGTACGCCGGAGACCACGACTCCGCCAGAAGCTGA